One region of Candidatus Zixiibacteriota bacterium genomic DNA includes:
- a CDS encoding OsmC family protein, whose translation MKRKGSAVWIGGLKDGKGTVSTETGVLKDTAYSFGSRFESGKGTNPEELIGAAHAGCFSMALSGELGKAGMNPESIRTTATVSLEKVGDGFTITAVHLDVTAKIPGAKPDAFQAAANNAKAGCPVSRLLKANITMDAKLES comes from the coding sequence ATGAAAAGAAAAGGTTCAGCGGTTTGGATAGGGGGTCTCAAAGACGGCAAGGGGACAGTCTCAACTGAAACCGGAGTGCTGAAAGATACGGCGTATTCTTTCGGCTCGCGGTTCGAAAGCGGCAAAGGCACCAATCCCGAGGAATTGATTGGCGCGGCGCACGCCGGATGTTTCTCCATGGCGTTATCGGGAGAACTGGGGAAAGCCGGGATGAATCCAGAAAGTATCCGGACAACCGCCACGGTCAGTCTGGAGAAAGTTGGTGACGGTTTCACCATTACCGCGGTGCATCTTGATGTTACCGCTAAGATTCCCGGCGCCAAACCGGATGCCTTCCAGGCCGCGGCAAACAACGCCAAAGCCGGTTGTCCGGTTTCGCGGCTTCTCAAAGCCAATATCACTATGGATGCCAAACTGGAGTCGTAA
- a CDS encoding pirin family protein, protein MSIRPVKKLIKAKPTLEGAGVHLRRAFGFGNTADFDPFLLLDDFRSDNPDDYLAGFPWHPHRGIETITYVLAGTVEHGDSIGNRGAIGAGDIQWMTAGSGILHQEMPKGDSLGRMHGFQLWANLPSSLKMTPPRYQEIKSTDIPEVTDDDGTYARIVCGEFWGKRGLVEGIAADPVYVDITVPPGKRKTLAVETKSHAFAYVFAGSGKFCNASEPLAVPTESVGWLDTTPPTDADNRSLVLFDTGDEVTVQAGEEGVRFLLVSGRPLREPVAWYGPIVMNTQDELRQAYDELQKGTFLKQSGAKK, encoded by the coding sequence ATGTCGATTCGTCCTGTTAAGAAACTTATAAAAGCCAAACCTACCCTGGAAGGAGCCGGTGTTCATCTCCGGCGAGCCTTTGGATTCGGAAACACCGCCGACTTCGACCCCTTCTTGCTTCTCGACGATTTTCGCAGCGACAACCCGGATGATTATCTTGCCGGTTTCCCCTGGCATCCTCATCGCGGCATCGAAACCATCACCTACGTTCTCGCCGGCACGGTCGAACATGGCGACAGTATCGGCAACCGCGGCGCAATCGGCGCCGGCGATATCCAGTGGATGACCGCCGGCAGCGGCATCCTGCACCAGGAGATGCCCAAGGGAGACAGTCTCGGAAGAATGCATGGTTTTCAGCTCTGGGCGAATCTTCCCTCATCGCTCAAGATGACTCCGCCGCGCTATCAGGAAATAAAGTCAACCGATATTCCGGAAGTGACTGATGATGACGGCACCTATGCCCGGATTGTCTGCGGTGAGTTCTGGGGGAAACGGGGGCTGGTCGAGGGCATTGCCGCCGACCCGGTCTATGTTGATATTACCGTCCCTCCCGGAAAAAGAAAAACGCTGGCGGTTGAAACAAAAAGCCATGCCTTTGCCTATGTTTTCGCCGGTTCCGGGAAATTCTGTAACGCCTCTGAGCCGCTGGCCGTCCCGACTGAAAGTGTCGGCTGGCTTGACACCACTCCTCCCACCGATGCCGACAATCGCTCCCTGGTGCTTTTTGATACCGGCGATGAGGTAACAGTGCAGGCGGGTGAGGAAGGTGTCCGCTTTCTGCTGGTCTCGGGGCGGCCGTTGCGCGAGCCGGTGGCATGGTACGGACCGATTGTTATGAACACTCAAGATGAGCTGCGTCAGGCATACGATGAGCTTCAAAAAGGAACTTTCTTGAAACAGAGCGGCGCTAAAAAGTAG